The genome window CAAAGGGCATCCAACCTATCAACTAGCGATGGCGATACTTATGACGTGGACGCAGGAAACAACCCGCTTGGGATCATGTACAAGCGAGGATATGGGGAACTAGAAGAGCCCATCATTCGCTTCTTCCTGGACGCCCTCCGGAGGAAGTTCCCCAGAGGCTATCTGCTCAGTCATTTCCTCGAAACCATTCCCCAGCTCATCCCCCAATTCCCTTCCCATACGCCTGGCCCAGCGGGCCACGCTCCTGGGATCACTCTCATCAACATCGCCTAATTTGCTGGGATCAGCCAGTGACTCCAACCGGCTTTCCTCTGACCTGGCTACAGCAAAGCGGGAAATGAGTTTTTGGAGCTCACGATGCCCACAATATGGACAGGAAAGAGCCACAGGACTCTCGTAATTTCGCCTAAAGACTGCAGATAATCGCCCACACTGTTCACAACGGTATTCATATATCGGCATAATCACTACGCCTCAGGAATTTCATTGCTATAGGAGTCTCATACGCTTCAATTATAGGTAGTCACCCCTGAGAAGGCAACGGAGCCCCA of Chloroflexota bacterium contains these proteins:
- a CDS encoding zinc ribbon domain-containing protein, producing the protein MPIYEYRCEQCGRLSAVFRRNYESPVALSCPYCGHRELQKLISRFAVARSEESRLESLADPSKLGDVDESDPRSVARWARRMGRELGDELGNGFEEMTEQIASGELPPEGVQEEANDGLF